In a single window of the Arachis hypogaea cultivar Tifrunner chromosome 6, arahy.Tifrunner.gnm2.J5K5, whole genome shotgun sequence genome:
- the LOC112695771 gene encoding uncharacterized protein isoform X2 — protein sequence MSSVVESKSDGCYYSVLGVRKHSTDHEIRCAYRKMALKWHPDRWIKEPKLAVEAKKQFQHIQEAYSVLSNKGKRMIYDAGMFGFIGEDDDEGFVDFMQEMVLTMQKVKHQGEKCMMEDFQGILMDMIAESDEGSGKSGLCWSSSNSPKKKTRIL from the exons ATGTCTAGTGTGGTGGAGTCTAAGAGTGATGGTTGTTATTATTCGGTGCTTGGGGTTCGCAAGCACTCAACCGATCACGAAATTCGTTGCGCTTATCGTAAGATGGCTCTG AAATGGCACCCTGATCGGTGGATCAAAGAACCAAAGCTTGCGGTGGAAGCAAAGAAACAGTTTCAGCATATTCAAGAGGCTTATTCAG TTTTGTCTAATAAAGGGAAGAGAATGATATATGACGCGGGAATGTTTGGTTTTATTGGAGAAGACGATGATGAG GGATTTGTTGATTTCATGCAAGAAATGGTCTTGACAATGCAGAAAGTGAAACACCAG ggTGAGAAATGCATGATGGAGGATTTTCAGGGAATACTAATGGATATGATAGCAGAAAGTGATGAAGGGAGTGGCAAATCCGGGTTATGTTGGAGCTCCTCTAATAGTCCTAAGAAAAAGACACGTATCTTATAg
- the LOC112695771 gene encoding uncharacterized protein isoform X1 codes for MSSVVESKSDGCYYSVLGVRKHSTDHEIRCAYRKMALKWHPDRWIKEPKLAVEAKKQFQHIQEAYSVLSNKGKRMIYDAGMFGFIGEDDDEVCYGFVDFMQEMVLTMQKVKHQGEKCMMEDFQGILMDMIAESDEGSGKSGLCWSSSNSPKKKTRIL; via the exons ATGTCTAGTGTGGTGGAGTCTAAGAGTGATGGTTGTTATTATTCGGTGCTTGGGGTTCGCAAGCACTCAACCGATCACGAAATTCGTTGCGCTTATCGTAAGATGGCTCTG AAATGGCACCCTGATCGGTGGATCAAAGAACCAAAGCTTGCGGTGGAAGCAAAGAAACAGTTTCAGCATATTCAAGAGGCTTATTCAG TTTTGTCTAATAAAGGGAAGAGAATGATATATGACGCGGGAATGTTTGGTTTTATTGGAGAAGACGATGATGAGGTTTGTTAT GGATTTGTTGATTTCATGCAAGAAATGGTCTTGACAATGCAGAAAGTGAAACACCAG ggTGAGAAATGCATGATGGAGGATTTTCAGGGAATACTAATGGATATGATAGCAGAAAGTGATGAAGGGAGTGGCAAATCCGGGTTATGTTGGAGCTCCTCTAATAGTCCTAAGAAAAAGACACGTATCTTATAg
- the LOC112695772 gene encoding probable polygalacturonase, producing MQLFLNCLQRFLATASQQHRRNTHMKGLVAVLLLVALSTALESNGEEYSLGPCEQKARNNARPHSVSILEFGAVGDGKTLNTVAFQNAIFYLKSFTDKGGAQLYVPSGKWLTASLNLISHLTLFLERGATIIASQEYDHWDVVDSLPSYGRGINVPSGRYRSLIYGQNLTDVVITGDNGIIDGQGSIWWELFKSHSLNHSRPHLVEFVDSVDVTISNLTFLNSPAWDIHPVYCSNVQILNITATAPAESPYTSGIVPDSSQNVCIESSNISTGHDAIVLKSGWDRYGVAFGKPSSNVHIRGAYLQSSSGAGLAFGSEMSGGISDVTAEQLHILNSRIGIELKTTKGRGGYMKGILISDADLVNIDLGISMSGNTGLHPDEEYDPSALPVVDGITFKNMIGSNITVAGNFSGLIDSPFTTICLSNLNFSVSSSWSCSNVIGFSSEVFPEPCPELHNSDSKSSSCFSSLYSPSSYISSLFNQHPQES from the exons atgCAACTGTTCCTCAACTGCTTGCAGAGGTTTCTTGCAACTGCTTCTCAACAACACCGGAGGAACACACACATGAAAGGTCTA GTGGCTGTGCTTTTGCTTGTAGCATTGAGCACTGCACTGGAAAGCAATGGAGAAGAATATAGTCTTGGGCCATGTGAGCAGAAAGCAAGGAACAATGCTAGGCCTCACAGTGTTTCCATCTTGGAATTTGGGGCAGTTGGAGATGGGAAAACTTTGAATACAGTTGCATTTCAAAATGCTATATTCTATCTCAAGTCATTCACTGATAAGGGTGGTGCTCAACTATATGTTCCTTCTGGCAAATGGCTAACTGCAAGTTTAAACCTTATTAGCCACCTCACTCTCTTCCTTGAAAGAGGAGCTACCATCATTGCATCTcag GAATATGATCATTGGGATGTTGTGGATTCTCTCCCATCTTATGGTCGGGGAATTAATGTTCCAAGTGGGAGATATCGCAGCTTGATTTATGGACAGAATTTGACTGATGTGGTGATTACAG GTGATAATGGAATTATTGATGGTCAGGGTTCTATCTGGTGGGAACTTTTCAAATCACATTCCTTAAATCACAGTCGACCGCATCTTGTAGAGTTTGTTGATTCTGTTGATGTCACAATTTCCAACTTGACATTTCTAAACTCTCCTGCATGGGACATTCATCCAGTATATTGCAG CAATGTCCAAATTCTGAACATAACAGCTACTGCACCTGCTGAATCTCCATACACAAGTGGTATAGTCCCAg ATTCTTCTCAGAATGTTTGTATTGAAAGCAGCAACATTAGCACTGGTCATGATGCAATTGTGCTAAAGAGTGGATGGGATCGGTATGGTGTTGCCTTTGGAAAACCATCCTCAAATGTCCACATCAGGGGTGCTTACCTACAATCATCATCCGGCGCCGGCCTAGCATTCGGGAGTGAGATGTCCGGAGGTATATCTGATGTAACTGCAGAGCAGCTTCATATACTCAACTCCCGCATTGGCATTGAACTGAAGACAACTAAGGGAAGAGGTGGCTATATGAAAGGCATCTTAATTTCTGATGCAGATTTGGTAAATATTGATTTGGGTATCAGCATGAGTGGAAACACTGGTCTCCATCCAGATGAAGAGTATGATCCAAGTGCACTTCCTGTTGTTGATGGCATTACTTTTAAGAACATGATTGGTTCAAATATCACTGTTGCTGGAAACTTTTCAGGTTTAATTGATTCACCATTCACAACAATTTGTCTTTCAAACTTGAATTTCTCTGTCAGTTCTTCATGGTCTTGTTCTAATGTGATCGGTTTCTCCAGTGAGGTGTTTCCTGAGCCATGTCCTGAGCTTCATAACTCAGATTCAAAGTCTTCCTCTTGCTTTTCTTCTCTATACTCACCCTCTAGTTATATCTCGAGCTTATTCAATCAACATCCACAAGAATCATAG